One Paraburkholderia kururiensis DNA window includes the following coding sequences:
- a CDS encoding Do family serine endopeptidase, with translation MNVRGEASFMATRKALAQSRGALAARRRAWAITVLVFLFAASATCAADDGAPSGLAPREVRTALAMPNFATLVKRYGPAVVNISVTREVTQMGIQLPPGISPGNPLAPFLARRVIGNREEVSLGSGFIVSADGVILTNRHVVGDAATVDVKLTDKREFKGKVVGSDPLSDVAVVRIDARNLPAVVTGDPAKIDVGDWVMAIGSPYGFANTVTQGIVSAKSRSLPGESYIPFIQTDVPINPGNSGGPLFDLNGRVVAINSMIYSKTGGYQGLAFAIPIDVALDVKDQLLKTGKVTRGRLGVAVQEVSQALARSFGLATPDGALISAVEAGGPAAQAGLQAGDVVLAVNGSSVADSADLLGTIAKIKPGQQADLLVWRAGKGSHMPVTVGALDSAVAATTGEADAAPLGLALRALNVREQRQLGVDHGLLIEAANGQAARAGLRSGDVVLSVNGTPVTSIGALADEVHGAHGPVALLVQRGGTRLYLPVDPG, from the coding sequence ATGAATGTTCGCGGCGAAGCCTCATTCATGGCGACGAGGAAAGCGCTGGCGCAATCGCGTGGCGCCCTGGCGGCGCGACGACGTGCGTGGGCCATCACCGTGCTCGTGTTCCTCTTTGCGGCAAGCGCGACGTGTGCCGCGGACGACGGCGCTCCCAGCGGACTCGCCCCGCGCGAGGTCCGCACGGCGCTTGCCATGCCCAACTTCGCCACGCTCGTCAAACGCTATGGTCCGGCCGTGGTCAACATCAGCGTGACGCGCGAGGTGACGCAAATGGGCATCCAGTTGCCGCCCGGCATCAGCCCCGGCAATCCGCTTGCACCGTTTCTCGCGCGGCGCGTGATCGGCAATCGCGAAGAGGTGAGTCTGGGTTCGGGGTTCATCGTGAGCGCGGACGGCGTCATTCTCACGAACCGCCACGTGGTGGGCGATGCCGCCACCGTGGACGTGAAGCTCACGGACAAGCGCGAGTTCAAGGGCAAGGTCGTCGGCAGCGACCCGCTTTCGGACGTGGCCGTGGTGCGTATCGACGCGCGCAATCTGCCCGCCGTCGTGACCGGCGACCCCGCGAAGATCGACGTGGGCGACTGGGTCATGGCCATCGGTTCGCCGTACGGGTTCGCGAACACGGTCACGCAAGGCATTGTCAGCGCGAAGTCGCGCTCGCTGCCGGGCGAAAGCTACATTCCGTTCATTCAGACCGACGTGCCGATCAACCCCGGCAATTCGGGCGGCCCGCTCTTCGATCTGAACGGTCGCGTCGTAGCCATCAATTCGATGATCTATTCGAAGACGGGCGGCTACCAGGGGCTCGCGTTCGCCATTCCGATCGACGTGGCGCTCGACGTGAAAGACCAGTTGCTCAAGACCGGCAAGGTGACGCGCGGGCGCCTGGGGGTGGCGGTGCAGGAGGTGAGCCAGGCGCTGGCGCGCTCGTTCGGGCTTGCGACGCCGGACGGCGCGCTGATCAGTGCCGTCGAGGCCGGCGGTCCCGCGGCGCAGGCCGGATTGCAGGCGGGCGACGTGGTGCTCGCCGTGAACGGCAGCAGCGTGGCGGATTCGGCGGACCTGCTCGGCACGATCGCGAAGATCAAGCCGGGGCAGCAGGCCGATCTGCTCGTGTGGCGCGCGGGCAAGGGCAGCCACATGCCGGTGACGGTGGGCGCGCTCGACAGCGCCGTGGCCGCGACGACCGGCGAGGCCGATGCCGCGCCGCTGGGGCTCGCGCTGCGCGCATTGAACGTGCGCGAGCAGCGGCAACTGGGCGTCGATCATGGGCTCCTGATCGAAGCGGCCAACGGTCAGGCCGCGCGAGCGGGCCTGCGCAGCGGCGACGTGGTGCTCTCCGTGAACGGTACGCCGGTGACGAGCATCGGCGCGCTGGCTGACGAGGTGCATGGCGCGCATGGGCCCGTTGCGTTGCTTGTTCAACGCGGCGGCACGCGGCTGTATCTGCCGGTCGATCCGGGTTGA
- a CDS encoding YbaB/EbfC family DNA-binding protein → MKRQRRAVWRQCVWALVVASCTWLGQTCAWAQTADVPAASSIPPSWMRYAQLASTQFQTSLEADNDASAQLHQYLEDRVVNATADAPPPAIVVRAWIGERGAVSRIQFESLGDERADAALRDLLMAHPLPEPPPPDMLQPLRVRLRLVANPEAARGASSAAR, encoded by the coding sequence ATGAAACGGCAGCGAAGGGCCGTGTGGCGGCAGTGCGTCTGGGCGCTGGTCGTGGCCTCGTGCACGTGGCTGGGGCAGACGTGCGCATGGGCGCAGACGGCGGATGTGCCGGCAGCGTCGTCGATTCCGCCGTCGTGGATGCGTTACGCCCAGCTTGCGAGCACGCAGTTCCAGACCTCGCTCGAAGCGGACAACGACGCGTCGGCGCAACTGCATCAGTACCTCGAAGACCGCGTCGTGAACGCGACCGCCGATGCGCCGCCGCCGGCCATCGTGGTGCGCGCATGGATCGGCGAGCGCGGCGCTGTGAGCCGGATCCAGTTCGAGTCGCTCGGCGACGAACGGGCGGATGCCGCGTTGCGCGATTTGCTGATGGCGCATCCGTTGCCGGAACCGCCACCGCCCGACATGCTGCAACCGCTGCGCGTGAGGCTGCGGCTCGTGGCGAATCCCGAAGCGGCACGAGGGGCTTCGAGTGCCGCCCGGTGA